From Aegilops tauschii subsp. strangulata cultivar AL8/78 chromosome 5, Aet v6.0, whole genome shotgun sequence:
TGGATGTGTAGGTTCACTTGGCAGGGGGACAGACAAAGTTGCACATAGTTTGCAAGACAGTTGGCCAAGATAATAGGAGAAGTTGCACATCTCACTAGCATGGATTGTTGGATGGTAAAAAATTACACATCCATGAGGAAAGAGAAAAGTTGCCTATAGGCAGGGCCCTAAAGTTGGACATCTCACAAACAACCAGTGGTTGGGACAGAGTGCTAGCAGTGAAAACTACACACCCAAGAGGTACAGGAGAAAGTTGCACGTTGATTGTTCGGCAGATGGTCGGGATAGCATCCGAAATTGCACATCCAGTGCTAGGCAGTTCGTAGGGGTAGCATCCGAAGTTGCACATCCATTGCTAGGCAGTTGGCTGAGACATCAACAGTGAAAACTACACATCCGTAGACAAGGAGAAGTTGCACATCAACTAATAGTCAGTTGGACAGGGAAGTAGACAAAGTTGCACATCTCAATGGTAGATGGTAGTTTGGGGTGGAGGTGGCATAAGTGAAAACTGCACATCCGCGGGGTAGAGGAAAATTGCACATTGACTGTCAGGTAGTTGCACATCAACTACTAGGCACTTGCACCAAACGGAGACTAAATTGCACACAATACAGTTCGTCGAAGTATACCCATgagggatctagttttgaagagcaCGTCATGGGAATTCCTACGGTGAAAACGGGTCTTAATTTTGATGTTCCATTCAAAAGTTATGCCTTTTTTTAGAAAAATGAAAACCGAATTAAATATGTTCACACCGGTTTTTGCATAAGTGAAAAATGCACGTTTATAAGTAGGAGAAAGTTGCACATCCACTGTCAGGTAGTTGCACATCGACGACTAGACAATTGCACCAAAAAGGGATTAAATTGCACACAAAAAAGATCGTCGAAACATACCCATGcgagatctagttttgaagagcaCGTCGTAAAGATTCCAACGGTGAAAACAGATCATAATTTCGACACGCGGATTGAAAGTTATGCCTTTTAAAAATTTTGAAATCACAAATTAAATGTACAAGAGAACAAAAAGCATTCACCGAAAGAAATGGCTATGCTAACATTTAATACGTCGTGAGAAAAGGGATTAGGTGAGAAAGTTTTCCTAATGAGGAAGGGGGCAAGAAATTTCCTAAATTAGCCAGCCGCTCGCTAACCATTCCAAGCGGCTGTGCACTGGCTATACGCGTTCTAGGAATTTTGCCTTTGAATTGAGTTTCAAGGAAAAAACAAAGAAATTTTACAATCCACCCAAACAATTCTTTTGCATTCATTAGCACAAAGGACAAGGCAAACGTCATACCTCATAATAACAATACCCCCTCTGTTTTGTTACGCGAGGTGTATTATTTTCGGCACGGTAACTAAGACACATAATTATAGACATGTTAGGACGAAATTATCCTTAACAAATTTGTTGATTAGTGGCAAGTAAATCAGTTAGTTCAAGAAAGTAAGAGATACATGCCATCGATAGAGAGATACTTCCTTCTTTTGCTACAACGAGAGATATAGACAAtcagaagaaagatgttgatgtTTTCCTTTTTCTAAAAGGGCTAACAAGGGAATTATGAGGAATTGGAAGAAATGCACCTTATATTTTGAAATTTTataataaaaaaatacattttatATAAAGGAACGAAGGGGGTATAATCTTACCTTCTCAGGAGTTAACCTTTTGATTTCACGAGAATTTATATATTTTTCATATTCCTACAAATCAAACATCCAATTCCATAAAATTCAAGTTGCTCACAATCCTTTGTTTTGCATGTAAAATCCTACAATATTATTGTGTTTTCTCTTTCCATTTATACGATGAAGGAAACCATACAAATCAAAAGAAGCCCTTAAGCCTTCATCTACGCTCAAGCTTGGTGATGCGCAAGATGAAAAGGCTTTCCAGGCACTAAAGGATGGTCTCTGACCCTGGGAAACGAAAACAAAAACTAATCTTATAATGTTACAGCAGGCCAGAAGAACCACTTCCACAAAGAATGGTTGCCCATAAGCCATAACCCCTCCAGGCTACCAAAACATCTCATTTCCAGACCAGAGTCTGAAAATGCGCGTTGGCTCAGGACAGCAGAAACACCCTTCAAGTTGACACAAATAACAAGGGCCTTAGATAGTTAGATCAATGCGGTTCAACTATGATACAATCACAGAATTATACATATAGATAACCAGACTTTACAGATGACAAAAGAGTCGCAAAGGTTGATTACTACACTACCAGAACATATGCACAGCACGATCCACGAGGAAGCGAAAAGAAACAACCACCTGGTAACTTCGCAGGTACTACCCGCTACTCCGCAGGCAACTCAgccatttcgagcttttgtggcgACAGCGAATAGGAGACCACATACCCTGGTCCGCGGACCTTCTCTTTCCTGTGTACACGGTCACAGATGATAGGGAACAACCAGAACGTTTCTGTTTTGGGTGATGACAACCCACTGGCAAAGCTTCATGATGCCTAAGCATGGCCATTGTCACCATGGGAATCACAACCTTGTGTCACTTGACATTTCCAGGAGCTGCGAAAGCTCTAACCGGCGCTCGAGGCCTCGGATGTAGTGGCCCAGCAGCATACACCTGAACAGCCATCGCAGAAACGGGTGATCAGAGTTCACCTCCAACGTACCAATAGGCAACGTAGGAAAAGAGGGCTATAAATCCATTTGTATTATTACCAGAATAATAGACGCGCAAGATGATCCCGGGGAATAGATATGAGGGGCTGAAATGGGAGCGATACATCCTCCACGAGTTCAGCACGGTCATCATCCCCATTCCCGAAATTCAGGGTTCCACCAGCCATGTTCTCTGATGGTGGAGGGGGCTTTGCATGCATTTTGGGGGAGAGAGTTGCTAGAAGACCATGTACCACGGAATGAATAGCTTCCTGCACACCAGGGCAGGAAGGTTCCGAGAGTTCGATAACCTGTAAAAAATAGTTAAGTGGCTCAAATCAGACACAAAACAGGTACCCAGCGAACCTGAGAAGCTTATCCATTGAGTTGTTCAACTAAAGGACAATAAGAAGCACTGGATAGACTACAGGCAGAAACAAGAGGAAACATATTACTGCTGCATGAAGAAGTAGGAGATAGAACAAACCGTGTCAGGTGATAATGATCTCAAGTAGTCAAGTAACTCATTTTTTTCTTCTCCAGCAAACTGTTGCATTTGCAAGGAAGAATTTTTCTTCTTGAGTTCATGTAGCTCCTGCAGGAATGAAAATAGAATAAGCATCCCAATAAAATCCGATGAGTGGAAACTTAAGGCAAGAAGATTAGAAAGAACAGAAATGGGACTAATTTCTTGCTGAAGAAAGTAAGATGACCTCAGGCATCACAGAAACTAGCCTTCTTGTGAATTTTTGATACAAAAAGGTAACTGTGCGAAAAATGCACCATGGCTTTGATAGCTAATACATAGGACTGCTCATAAAAACAGAATAAACATCTAAAACTGAGAACTCTGTTTTACTATATCTTTCCTCGGCCTACTATGCTTACAGCCCACTAATCCTGAGAAAAGGACAGGCCCAGTGCTACAAGTTGGGGTCTGGGGAAGGATTATACGAGGCAAGCCTCACCCCTGCACAGCGCAATGCAGAGAGGCCGCGTCGAACACAAGACCTCATGGCACAAGTGGGGAGTACTTCACCACTGCACCAGGCCTGTCCTTCGCACTAATCCTGAGAAAAGTAAATAAGAAATGACCATAATGCATATCTCTACTAAATAAATTATTTATATAACCATTCTCAACGTTAATTGACAGGGGTATAGAACGGAGTCAACACAATAACCACACTACTGATTTCCTCAATACACAGACATTTTGAAATGGAGTATCCCGAGGTAGGAGAGACTGAGAGGTAGTGAAACAGTTGGAGTAACAATCATCTTATATTGCCAAATTAAGTATGAAATAGATGTTACCCTTTCCATAGAATCCAAGCGAGACTGCaattggagaatatgttcttttgctTGAGCGTTTAAGCTATCTAATCCACCCATATTTTCCGATAATAAATTGTCATCCCTCTTTTCTGATTCATTAGTCGCTTCATCGTCTTCTGATAATCTCAAAATAGATCCTCCCAAACCGAGGTCACTGTGACTATATTCAGTGCTATCTCTTTCCTTGCACTCAGTTTCATCATCAGACAACTCTAGGATTCTTTCAAGGGAGAGCCTGTATTCAGCATTAGACAGAGTGTACCTGAAATACAGACAAAGTAACTTTAGGTGATAATTATACCTGGCATGTTTATCATGTTTGTGAGTAGGCAGTGCAAGCCAAGTGCGCATATAAGAAAGCAAAAAGTACCAAGGGGCAGGAGCTTGTTCAAATTTCCTGTCTTGTTTTAGAAAAGTGAATAAAGCAAGTTTTCGATCCTTTTCTTACTAACAACTATTACCACATGAAAATAAGTTGATCAAGGTCAGTGTTTCAGACTGAAGTCTGAATGATTAAGTTTGGCTAGCATGTTTTGATCTGCTGCTTCTCAAATTGTGAAACAAATGTAGTCATTCAATAACAAATGGAAGGGCATGGAAAAAATCAAGCAGgatttgcacattctatgtgacAAACGTCTAAGTACACAAGACAGCAATTCTACCAGCATTAAAATCGGACACTCAAAGAAACTATACAACATGAATCGGATTTTATGGTTCACACCCTTAAAACATGTTTTTGACATGTGCGACTCAAAGTGCAGCAAACTGTTTGATAACTGCCCTTTTTACAGTGAGTAGTGACGTTGAATTTCGATTTCCTAGACAGAGATAATAAGAGCATGCTACAGCAGGCTACCAGCCTACCACTAATGGCGTACTTTTCCAGTCCACCTCAGATAACGGGTTGACCTAGATTCCACATCAAGTCATTTGCTACTTTTATATGCACACAATTGCAAAAGGACCATGCCAAAATGTGTCTTCTTTTGACCAGAGACAATCAAATTCAACTATAATCTATACGAATGGTATGATTCAGGAGAAAAGCATACCCTGTCTTTATTGAAGATATCACCAACTTGAAGAAGGGATCCCAAAGGGCCTCCACGACAACACGGAACTGATCAGACGGAAGGAGACCCAACATGCCCGAAACAGTCCTCTTCATTGCATCCACAGTTTCAGGAGGAACATCTCTCTGGACTACACTTAGATCCAAAGGTTCTACATCTTTTATCAAGTTCCAAAGTAAAGATTTCTGCAAACAATACAAGCGTGTCATGGTAATGAACAGCATCAGTACATCAACTCGATAGGATTAAAAGATGCTAATCCTATTCTAGTACATCGATTCGATAGGATATGAGTAACTTTTTCCAGTGGAAGGCTGGAAGCTCACAAGAATCTAATTCTTTGTCAGTGGGAGGTAAATAACTTCATCACACCTGTCTGGAGACACCTCAATCTACAGGTAACCTATTCTATGCTGCTTATGATTTCAGCTTCTGTCTGCACGATcgtattttaaaaaaaattgtgttGCGGAGTTGCACACATGATTATGACTATATAATAATTTGTATATATTGCCCCAACAAAGGGGCAGAGTTTCCTTTCGCTAGCACGGACAGACAAACAGACACCCGCTCCACGGAGGAGCATCGGCATCGGCATCGCGCTCACCTCGGGGAAACCGTGGAGATGCCTCCCGCGCGCGTGGAGCTCGTCGGGTGACGCCGCGGAGGAGGCCGCCGCCACCACGACCCCGAGCCTCCTGCGCcggacgccgcccgccgccagtTGAGGAACGGGGACGCGGAGGAGCCGGCTCCCGGGGACGTGCACGGCCGCCCCTTGCGGCGGCGCGCGGATGCCGGCAGAGATCGGCATGTGCGGGCGgccgtcgccggcggcgagaCTCCTCTCTGATTATCTGGCGAGGTCTGGTGCTTGGTTGGTGGGTGGTGGTTCGAGCGGGCGCCTAGCTGGACCCAGGATAAGCGCCAGCTCGGGTGCCACTGCCATGCGGGCCCGGCGGGACGTAACGCGTGGACACGCTCCGGCCTTCCCACGTATGGCCTCGCGTGGACCGTCGCGTCACGTTCACCCTCGCGTCACGTACTGAGTGAGCATTGCCGCATCTGCGCCAGCAGAACAGGCCCAGTTCCCGTGTACCGCGGCACACTGTAACGTTTTTTTATGGTAATACGCATCTCATTCATATAAAAAGAGTACAAGTCACGTAATAATCAACATGATAAAATTAAATAGACAACAGAACACTAGCATTTGCACAAAACACTACCAGCCAAGAAGTAAAAATACAATCAGGATTGAAGACTCCCTGAGCTGAACATCAACACTCGTCATCTGCTTCTGGCACCACCACAGCAGTGACCAAAGTAAAAAATGATGGATCACCTCCTCACCCAAATTCGACACGGTTCCATCactgatatgcagctttgcggaccttTAAGGTGGCTCACCAAAAGTGAAGCCATTGTCGTTGGacgaatcagaccggggcaacaccccggacacgccatcgaactTCAGATCTGACACACCACCACGACTAAGACACAGAAGGAGAAACCATACCTGGCAGCCATCAACCATGAACCCAGCACGCGTTCCGTCTTTCAGATGTCGTTGATGCAGAGccacaatctgcatccgctcctgaACTACCTCACAAGCTCCACGCCGCTCTGGAGCGAATGTTGTCGCAACGATGGAGACTGAGGACACATGTCCACCACGAGGATGCCACCACCGCCGCACCATCCTTACTTGAACAGACTGGATTTCAAAAACATCCTCAATCATAGGACCGATCACCTCATCGGGGTAGGATCTGAAGAGACTTTATTCAACACCGTCATAATCGCCGCCGAAGCCAAGACGATGAACAACCTAAAAACTAAGATACTTTAGCCTAAAACTATCCACATGTGTGGATCCGGCAACCCCCTCACGACCAACTAGCGAGGCCACCGGCGAAGGAACTCTCTTGTGACAGCGCTGGCGAGATCGCCTTAgccttgagagagagagagagaaagaacaATTCACGGCACACTGTAATGTGTAGGCTCCAAAAGTCATCACAAACTCCGAGTTGTAATCGCCAAAAAAGAAAAAATTCCGAGTTGTACACTATAACGCGCAGTCCAATCACACGGAAAAAACATCATACTTTTTTTACATAGTACAGACATGGACGCTCATACACTCGTTACTATAAACACATATATACTCTATCTTTATGACCAACTTCAAAAAACTGAGACCATACATCATCTTGAGATTGAAAGTAGTCAGAGAAGTTTTTGTAGTCAACGGGAACATCTCCTTTCAATGACACATCGCTGGAAGATATAAAATTCCTGTTTACAACTTAAACCCTGATGGGCTTTGTCATTCTAACCATTCAACCATAAATTGATTCACACGAAAAAACATCATCACAAACTCGTTTGCAGCAAATTATGGAATAACTAAGCACGTAAGTTAGCTGTGTTGGTTTAGCACGCGAGCTTTGTGAACCGTGATGCATGGTCAGTTGATCGCTGGGTCAAACGTGTAGGGATTTGTCTGCCGTGACCAGGCGATCACAATTCACAAAAATCACATGGTTGTTGGATGCGGGGCGGCTAAGCAGCTAGATTGGTTTTGTCAACGATGCGATTTGTTTAGTGACTAGTGAGCTGCCGTCCAAGACCAGCTTAATTAGCCAGTGCTACCAACGAAGCAGGTTCTTTGACTCATCATTGCACTGACGATACTCACGAAACAAATTCACAACGACGACATATGATGATTTGTCTGCGCACGGTTAGTCCGTTGACATAACCGTAATTTCCCACAAAAGAACAAGTAACTGTAAAATCAATCATATACTACAAGGTCGATCTTGGAATGAACAATTCATCAAGTTATTATCATGTGACATACGTGGTAAGCAATTCAAACTATCTTAAAAAAATTAAGCTATTGCCAGGAAAACACACAACCCCTTGGGAGCCTGCTTGCAATCCATGGAGGAATAGGTTTCCTTTCTCGTAAGTTGTCGTTGCCGCCTTCCTCTCACTCTTGTCGGTGTTTCGTGTGTCTCCTCCCGAGAACCTTTCAAAAACCATTTGGCGGATCCTCAGGCATCTCCTTTCACTCGTATCAGTCATACTTTGGATGGTAGTCGTTTTGGCAGCTTGTGTGATCCACTAAGTAGGTAAAGGCATGGCCAATGCACCGCCCCACGGAGCCACGTAGAATCAGACTGCAGTCTGTAGGTTCAGTATAGCTTCAAGCATGTCGGTGTTGCTTGCAGAGGAGGTCGATGCTCTAGGTAAAAAGAAATACCTAGTAgcggagagagaggggggaaatTTAGGCGTGTAGGGTAGGAAAAAGTGTTGCGGGACTACCTCACGTATAATAGTTTTGTGTATGGTTTGGGTACGACAAGAGAGAGAGACCTGGTTGTATCGCATGTGGCCTATCATGTAAGATAAGTCCATTATAACAATATCGTACTAGGAAAAAAGTAGATTAGGGTAAGTGGCAGGCTGAACCACTACTTCCTTTGGGTGGTGCATGGTTTGAACTGTGGTTTTAGTGCTTCAGATAGATGAGGCTAGCGCTTGGTGTGGCCTCCATAGTTCATGCCTTAATAGGAGTGATGCTGACGGTTGTCAGTCGAGGCAATGGCAGATCAAGACAAGCCCTGATGATCCATGCAATGATCGGGCCTAGCGATGACAATGTGTGTGAGAGCTTAGATGACGATGAGTTTCACCCAGATATCAAAAAGGTTCCTTTCCAAAGGCATTGATACACGGGCGCTAAAACATATTCTCCTAATGAAAAATCCGAGACCTGGCCTCACTGCGCAAACTTCACGAGGACAAAGAGAGCCATGTCACTCAATGGAGGCGTCACGCTAATAACTAGAATCATTTGCACCTCATTATCGCATGATAGTTGTTAGTGCATATGGACGATCTCTTGATAGTCTCCGACAAATGATCTACAAGGATCTCGGTTTGGCATGTATCGTGTGTTGGGAACTCCATGACATGCCTTTTTATTTGTCAAGACAGTCGAATTAACATCGTTGTATGTTTTCTAGATGGTGTGGAAGCTAGGAGGATAGGTAAGCAATTTTGGAAAGCAGCGGCAATTTAGTGTCAAGTGTGATTCACTAAGTCAATAATGATTTTGCGTCCTCTAAAACTTACTTGCAAATAGTGAGG
This genomic window contains:
- the LOC109752300 gene encoding uncharacterized protein, with product MPISAGIRAPPQGAAVHVPGSRLLRVPVPQLAAGGVRRRRLGVVVAAASSAASPDELHARGRHLHGFPEKSLLWNLIKDVEPLDLSVVQRDVPPETVDAMKRTVSGMLGLLPSDQFRVVVEALWDPFFKLVISSIKTGYTLSNAEYRLSLERILELSDDETECKERDSTEYSHSDLGLGGSILRLSEDDEATNESEKRDDNLLSENMGGLDSLNAQAKEHILQLQSRLDSMERELHELKKKNSSLQMQQFAGEEKNELLDYLRSLSPDTVIELSEPSCPGVQEAIHSVVHGLLATLSPKMHAKPPPPSENMAGGTLNFGNGDDDRAELVEDVSLPFQPLISIPRDHLARLLFWCMLLGHYIRGLERRLELSQLLEMSSDTRL